The Saccharomyces mikatae IFO 1815 strain IFO1815 genome assembly, chromosome: 13 genome has a segment encoding these proteins:
- the MRPL24 gene encoding mitochondrial 54S ribosomal protein bL28m (similar to Saccharomyces cerevisiae MRPL24 (YMR193W); ancestral locus Anc_6.282): protein MQQILWPLQLTRGFSSAARNFRQWRLIETRKVAKQPDYQVGDIKPLHMPKERKKFPNYKYGESNIFKQSNKGLFGGSFIQFGNNISESKAKTRKKWLPNVIKKGLWSETLNRKISIKMTAKVLKTISKEGGIDNYLTKEKAARIKELGPTGWKLRYRVLKRKEAIENYPHKDAPIIEMADGNKAKVYYNEVINGKPRKILVGRRRLLAFLYPLEKLEHKSIGKDLDHRKFVELFADVPVKDIVSKLEDHEFDLSTITV from the coding sequence ATGCAACAAATTCTCTGGCCACTCCAATTAACTAGAGGCTTTTCTTCTGCTGCAAGAAACTTCAGGCAATGGAGGTTGattgaaacaagaaaagttgCTAAACAGCCAGACTACCAAGTTGGCGATATTAAGCCCCTGCATATGCCGAAAGAGAGGAAAAAATTCCCAAACTATAAGTATGGGGAATCCAACATCTTCAAACAGAGCAACAAAGGTCTTTTTGGTGGATCCTTCATTCAGTTTGGTAACAATATTTCCGAGAGTAAAGCTAAAACGAGGAAGAAATGGTTGCCAAATGTTATAAAGAAAGGTTTATGGAGTGAAACTCTGAATAGAAAAATCAGTATCAAAATGACTGCAAAGGTTCTGAAAACAATCAGTAAAGAAGGTGGAATTGACAACTATCTAACAAAGGAGAAAGCTGcaagaataaaagaattAGGACCTACTGGCTGGAAGCTTCGTTATAGAGtcttgaagagaaaagaagcaATAGAGAATTACCCACATAAGGATGCCCCCATCATAGAAATGGCAGATGGTAACAAGGCAAAAGTTTACTACAACGAAGTTATAAACGGCaagccaagaaaaatattagtcggaagaagaaggttaCTGGCCTTTTTATATCCTTTAGAGAAACTGGAGCACAAATCAATAGGGAAAGACTTGGACCACAGAAAGTTCGTTGAGTTATTTGCTGACGTTCCAGTCAAGGATATCGTATCTAAATTGGAGGATCACGAATTTGACTTATCCACCATAACtgtataa
- the RPL36A gene encoding 60S ribosomal protein eL36 (similar to Saccharomyces cerevisiae RPL36A (YMR194W) and RPL36B (YPL249C-A); ancestral locus Anc_6.283) — protein sequence MTPAPKISYKKGAASNRTKFVRSLVREIAGLSPYERRLIDLIRNSGEKRARKVAKKRLGSFIRAKAKVEEMNNIIAASRRH from the coding sequence ATGACCCCAGCTCCAAAAATCTCTTACAAAAAGGGTGCTGCTTCCAACAGAACTAAGTTCGTCAGATCTTTGGTCAGAGAGATCGCTGGTTTGTCGCCATACGAAAGAAGATTAATCGATCTAATAAGAAACTCTGGTGAAAAGAGAGCCAGAAAGGTCGCCAAGAAGAGATTAGGTTCTTTCATCAGAGCTAAGGCCAAggttgaagaaatgaacAACATCATTGCTGCTTCTCGTCGTCACTAA
- the ICY1 gene encoding Icy1p (similar to Saccharomyces cerevisiae ICY2 (YPL250C) and ICY1 (YMR195W); ancestral locus Anc_6.285), which translates to MSLNYSTPLDDEVFPLSFANHQLTEHMSIGENYSLDLPEDIKYNVNGPSAVPRDTGVVDFNTASVQDETLFSLENSPENNNKYKAISNVQDCRMVVSARTAQSCDKLTDLYANAAQQNYRLWLSSF; encoded by the coding sequence ATGTCTTTAAACTATTCCACTCCTTTAGATGATGAGGTTTTTCCCTTGTCTTTTGCCAACCATCAGTTGACAGAGCATATGTCAATAGGTGAGAATTATTCACTCGATCTCCCGGAAGACATCAAATACAATGTTAACGGTCCTTCCGCAGTACCGAGAGACACGGGGGTAGTCGATTTCAATACAGCTTCTGTCCAAGACGAGACTCTATTCTCGTTGGAAAATAGTCCcgaaaacaataataagtATAAGGCAATAAGTAATGTCCAAGACTGCCGCATGGTCGTGTCGGCTAGAACGGCCCAGTCGTGCGACAAATTAACCGATCTTTACGCCAATGCTGCCCAACAAAATTATAGGTTGTGGCTGTCCTCATTTTAG